A genomic segment from Aliidongia dinghuensis encodes:
- a CDS encoding BKACE family enzyme — MANRKIIITCAVTGAIHTPSMSPYLPVTPEEIAEAAIGAADAGAAIVHLHARDPRTGKPDQAPAAFSPFLSVIKQRSDVVINITTGGAPTMGVEERVSPAAHFKPEVASLNMGSMNFGLYPMLNRFKEFKHDWERPYLEGSKDRIFRNTFADIEFILSSCAENGTRFEIECYDIGHLYTLAHFADRGIIKPPFFVQSVFGILGGIGAHPEDVAHMKRTADRLFGNQYSWSVLGAGRNQLQVAAMAVAMGGNVRVGLEDSLWIGPGQLAKTNADQVRAARQIIEGLGYEIATPAEAREHLQLKGGDRVGF; from the coding sequence ATGGCAAACCGCAAGATCATCATCACCTGCGCCGTCACCGGGGCCATCCACACGCCCTCCATGTCGCCCTATCTGCCGGTGACGCCGGAGGAGATCGCCGAGGCGGCGATCGGCGCCGCGGATGCCGGCGCCGCGATCGTCCATCTGCATGCGCGCGATCCCAGGACCGGCAAGCCCGACCAGGCGCCGGCCGCCTTCTCACCGTTCCTGAGCGTCATCAAGCAGCGCTCGGACGTGGTCATCAACATCACGACCGGTGGGGCGCCCACCATGGGGGTCGAGGAGCGCGTCTCGCCCGCGGCCCATTTCAAGCCCGAGGTCGCCTCGCTCAACATGGGCTCGATGAACTTCGGGCTCTATCCGATGCTGAACCGGTTCAAGGAGTTCAAGCACGACTGGGAGCGGCCGTATCTCGAAGGCTCCAAGGACCGGATCTTCCGCAACACCTTCGCCGATATCGAATTCATCCTGTCGAGCTGCGCCGAGAACGGCACGCGCTTCGAGATCGAGTGCTACGACATCGGCCATCTCTACACGCTCGCCCATTTCGCCGACCGCGGCATCATCAAGCCGCCGTTCTTCGTACAGAGCGTGTTCGGCATCCTGGGCGGCATCGGCGCCCATCCGGAGGACGTGGCGCACATGAAGCGCACGGCCGACCGCCTGTTCGGCAACCAATACAGCTGGTCGGTGCTGGGCGCCGGCCGCAACCAGCTGCAGGTCGCCGCCATGGCGGTCGCCATGGGCGGCAACGTCCGCGTCGGCCTCGAGGATTCGCTGTGGATCGGCCCGGGCCAGCTTGCCAAGACCAACGCCGACCAGGTGCGTGCTGCCCGCCAGATCATCGAGGGCCTGGGCTACGAGATCGCGACGCCGGCCGAGGCACGCGAGCACCTGCAGCTCAAGGGCGGCGACCGGGTCGGGTTTTAG
- a CDS encoding electron transfer flavoprotein-ubiquinone oxidoreductase — translation MERESMEYDVVIVGAGPSGLSAAIRLKQLAAAAGRELSVCVLEKGSEVGAHILSGAVLEPRSLNELIPDWKERGAPLNTPAKEDRFLFLTETKAYRLPTPPQMNNHGNYIISLGNFCRWLGTQAEELGVEIYPGFAAAEVLYDETGRVKGVATGDMGIGKDGQPTDAHQPGMELHGKVTMFAEGCRGSLTKTLFERFQLREGADPQTFGIGIKELWEVDPAKHSQGLIIHTAGWPMDMSTYGGSFLYHLEDNQIAVGYVIGLDYQNPTLSPFEEFQRFKTHPAIRPFFEGGRRIAYGARALNEGGFQSIPKLSFPGGCLIGCTAGFLNVPKIKGTHTAMKSGMVAAEEVFARIEEDQSANYKPALERTWLWSELHAVRNIRPSFQWGFWGGFVYSAIDTVVFRGRAPWTLHHRHGDHEALKPKRDVRPIVYPKPDGKVSFDRLSSVFISNTNHEENQPAHLKLKDPSVAIRINYELYGAPEQFYCPAGVYEIVKDADGSNPRLQINAQNCVHCKTCDIKDPTQNINWTVPEGGGGPNYPNM, via the coding sequence ATGGAACGCGAGAGCATGGAATATGACGTCGTGATTGTCGGTGCCGGCCCGTCGGGCCTGAGTGCCGCCATCCGGCTGAAGCAACTGGCCGCCGCGGCGGGGCGCGAGCTGTCGGTCTGCGTGCTCGAAAAGGGGTCTGAGGTCGGCGCGCATATCCTGTCGGGCGCGGTGCTCGAGCCGCGCAGCCTGAACGAACTCATTCCCGACTGGAAGGAACGCGGCGCGCCGCTCAACACGCCGGCCAAGGAAGACCGCTTCCTGTTCCTGACGGAGACCAAGGCCTATCGCCTGCCGACGCCGCCGCAGATGAACAATCACGGCAACTACATCATCAGCCTCGGCAATTTCTGCCGCTGGCTCGGGACCCAGGCGGAAGAGCTGGGCGTCGAGATCTACCCGGGCTTCGCCGCGGCCGAGGTGCTCTATGACGAGACCGGGCGCGTCAAGGGTGTCGCCACCGGCGACATGGGCATCGGCAAGGACGGCCAGCCGACCGACGCCCACCAGCCGGGCATGGAGCTGCACGGCAAGGTCACCATGTTCGCCGAGGGCTGCCGCGGCTCCCTCACCAAGACGCTGTTCGAGCGCTTCCAGCTGCGTGAGGGCGCCGACCCGCAGACCTTCGGCATCGGCATTAAGGAGCTGTGGGAGGTCGACCCGGCCAAGCACAGCCAGGGCCTGATCATCCACACGGCCGGCTGGCCCATGGACATGTCGACCTATGGCGGCTCGTTCCTCTATCACCTGGAGGACAACCAGATCGCCGTCGGCTACGTCATCGGGCTCGACTACCAGAACCCGACCTTGTCGCCGTTCGAGGAATTCCAGCGCTTCAAGACCCATCCGGCAATCCGGCCGTTCTTCGAGGGCGGCCGGCGCATCGCCTATGGTGCCCGCGCCTTGAATGAGGGCGGCTTCCAGTCGATCCCGAAACTGTCGTTCCCGGGCGGCTGCCTCATCGGCTGCACGGCGGGCTTCCTCAACGTGCCGAAGATCAAGGGCACGCACACCGCGATGAAGTCGGGCATGGTCGCGGCCGAGGAAGTGTTCGCCCGCATCGAGGAGGACCAGTCGGCCAACTACAAGCCGGCACTCGAGCGGACCTGGCTCTGGAGCGAGCTCCATGCCGTGCGCAACATCCGGCCGTCGTTCCAGTGGGGCTTCTGGGGCGGCTTCGTCTATTCGGCGATCGACACGGTCGTCTTCCGTGGCAGGGCGCCCTGGACGCTGCACCACCGCCACGGCGACCACGAGGCCTTGAAGCCCAAGCGCGACGTCAGGCCGATCGTCTATCCGAAGCCCGACGGCAAGGTGAGCTTCGACCGGCTGTCGTCGGTGTTCATCTCGAACACCAACCACGAGGAAAACCAGCCGGCGCACCTGAAGCTCAAGGACCCGTCGGTCGCGATCCGGATCAATTACGAACTCTATGGCGCGCCCGAGCAATTTTACTGCCCAGCCGGCGTTTACGAGATCGTCAAGGACGCGGACGGGTCGAACCCGCGGCTGCAGATCAACGCGCAGAATTGCGTGCACTGCAAGACCTGCGACATTAAGGACCCAACCCAAAACATCAATTGGACGGTGCCGGAAGGCGGCGGTGGGCCTAATTATCCCAATATGTGA
- the moaB gene encoding molybdenum cofactor biosynthesis protein B, with product MPRLDESRPFLPVQIALLTVSDTRSLADDKSGGTLAELVTRDGHHVARREIVKDDQAAIEAQLRTWIADPEIDVVISTGGTGVTGRDVTPEAFQAVYEKEIPGFGEIFRWLSWQKIGTSTIQSRATAGVAHGTYLFALPGSPSACRDAWEDILKHQLDNRFRPCNLVELMPRLEEHRR from the coding sequence ATGCCGCGGCTCGATGAATCCAGACCGTTCCTTCCCGTCCAGATCGCCCTTCTGACCGTTTCCGACACGCGCAGCCTCGCCGACGACAAGTCGGGCGGCACGCTTGCCGAGCTCGTGACGCGCGACGGCCATCACGTCGCCCGGCGCGAGATCGTCAAGGACGACCAGGCGGCGATCGAGGCGCAGCTCAGGACCTGGATCGCGGATCCGGAGATCGACGTCGTGATCTCGACCGGCGGCACGGGCGTCACCGGCCGTGATGTGACGCCCGAGGCGTTCCAGGCGGTCTATGAGAAGGAGATCCCTGGCTTCGGCGAGATCTTCCGCTGGCTCAGCTGGCAGAAGATCGGCACCTCGACGATCCAGTCGCGTGCCACCGCCGGCGTCGCCCACGGCACCTATCTCTTCGCGCTGCCCGGCTCGCCGTCGGCCTGCCGCGACGCCTGGGAAGACATCCTGAAGCACCAGCTCGACAACCGCTTCCGGCCATGCAACCTGGTCGAGCTGATGCCGCGTCTCGAAGAGCACCGACGCTAG
- a CDS encoding 4-(cytidine 5'-diphospho)-2-C-methyl-D-erythritol kinase, with protein MTEVVRAAPAKLNLTLEVVGRRADGYHLLDSLVAFTEYGDTVKAATAEAGEFGLTLAGDFGPFLIADAFDNLVLKAARLLAEEAGIKPAAQLTLTKRLPVASGIGGGSSDAAATLLALAALWQVSPAPEDLARIALKLGADVPVCLATRTARLEGIGERISPAPAVPPAPIVLVNPGVGLATPKVFQAREGAFSPGAGPAGVLSASPADATALADALRPYGNDLTPPAIGLMPVIGQVLERLEATEDCLLARMSGSGATCFALFPTDAAAEAAASAIRAAEPRWWAVATRLKAA; from the coding sequence ATGACCGAAGTCGTCCGCGCGGCGCCCGCGAAGCTCAACCTCACGCTCGAAGTCGTCGGCCGGCGCGCCGACGGCTATCACCTGCTCGACAGCCTGGTCGCCTTCACCGAATACGGCGATACGGTCAAGGCCGCGACGGCAGAGGCGGGCGAGTTCGGCCTGACGCTCGCCGGCGATTTCGGCCCGTTCCTGATCGCCGACGCGTTCGACAACCTGGTGCTGAAGGCTGCACGGCTCCTGGCCGAGGAGGCTGGGATCAAGCCCGCGGCCCAGCTGACCTTGACCAAGCGCCTGCCCGTCGCCTCCGGCATCGGTGGCGGCTCGAGCGACGCGGCCGCGACGCTCCTGGCGCTGGCCGCGCTCTGGCAGGTCTCACCGGCGCCCGAGGATCTGGCGCGGATCGCGCTCAAGCTCGGCGCCGACGTGCCGGTCTGCCTCGCCACCCGCACCGCCCGGCTCGAAGGCATCGGCGAGCGGATCAGCCCCGCCCCGGCCGTGCCGCCAGCCCCCATCGTGCTGGTCAATCCCGGCGTCGGCTTGGCCACGCCTAAGGTGTTCCAGGCACGCGAGGGCGCGTTCTCGCCGGGCGCTGGTCCCGCGGGCGTGCTGAGCGCGAGCCCGGCCGACGCGACGGCGCTCGCGGACGCCCTCCGGCCCTATGGCAACGACCTGACCCCGCCGGCGATCGGCCTCATGCCCGTAATCGGCCAGGTGCTGGAGCGTCTGGAAGCAACCGAGGACTGCCTCCTCGCCCGCATGAGCGGCAGCGGCGCCACCTGCTTCGCGCTCTTCCCGACCGACGCGGCGGCTGAAGCCGCAGCATCCGCGATCAGGGCGGCGGAGCCCCGCTGGTGGGCCGTCGCGACCCGCCTCAAGGCGGCCTGA
- a CDS encoding phosphotransferase, with translation MFDPHALAHRAGLADRLRAHWPALRAADLVPLPMKGVAHDHLALGDLDLVVRVPRLSQWSMPAEAALAYQAEGFRRAAPSGVTPALHAVLPPDDLLPRGALVVDFVRGRAPRLPAELPALARALAAIHRVPTVPPRRRPPLADHAPNPIAATVDLLDNHARFLETATVAPSVKQALQHELAWARSFAREAEAAPIAAPIVLVATDTHPGNFLVGDDGIARFVDLEKTLYGLAAIDLAHATLYTSTQWDREVMAVLTADDLRHFHAAYAEAVGPDAWARLEPWIRPARRLTWLRTTLWAIRWQALAASDPDWAADRVEPSLIAHIRTRVADFTAAETVERLRAELAEE, from the coding sequence TTGTTCGATCCCCACGCTCTTGCGCACCGCGCCGGCCTTGCCGACCGGCTCCGGGCCCACTGGCCGGCGCTCCGCGCGGCCGATCTCGTGCCCCTGCCGATGAAGGGCGTCGCCCACGACCATCTGGCGCTGGGCGATCTTGACCTGGTCGTGCGCGTGCCGCGCCTTTCCCAATGGTCGATGCCGGCCGAGGCGGCGCTGGCCTACCAGGCCGAGGGCTTCCGGCGTGCGGCGCCAAGCGGCGTCACCCCGGCACTGCATGCCGTGCTGCCGCCTGACGATCTCCTGCCGCGCGGCGCGCTGGTCGTTGATTTCGTCCGCGGCCGGGCCCCGCGGCTGCCGGCGGAACTGCCGGCACTGGCCCGCGCCCTGGCGGCGATCCATCGGGTGCCGACCGTGCCGCCGCGCCGCCGCCCGCCGCTCGCCGATCATGCGCCGAACCCGATCGCCGCCACGGTCGACCTGCTCGACAACCACGCCCGCTTCCTCGAGACGGCCACGGTGGCCCCGTCGGTGAAGCAGGCACTTCAGCACGAGCTCGCCTGGGCGCGCAGCTTCGCCCGCGAGGCCGAGGCCGCCCCGATCGCGGCGCCGATCGTGCTGGTCGCGACCGACACCCATCCGGGCAATTTCCTCGTCGGCGACGATGGCATCGCCCGCTTCGTCGACTTGGAAAAGACGCTCTACGGCCTGGCCGCGATCGATCTCGCCCATGCGACGCTCTATACCTCGACCCAGTGGGACCGCGAGGTCATGGCGGTGCTGACGGCTGATGATCTTCGGCACTTCCATGCGGCTTATGCCGAGGCCGTCGGACCCGATGCCTGGGCGCGGCTCGAACCCTGGATCCGGCCGGCACGCCGGCTCACCTGGCTCCGGACAACGCTCTGGGCGATCCGCTGGCAGGCGCTTGCCGCGAGCGACCCCGACTGGGCGGCCGACCGGGTCGAGCCGTCGCTGATCGCCCATATCCGCACGCGCGTCGCCGACTTCACGGCGGCTGAAACGGTCGAGCGGCTGCGGGCGGAACTGGCCGAGGAATAG
- a CDS encoding uracil-DNA glycosylase, translating to MLRERLLEELLAWTLAMGADEAIGELAVDRFAESERRAQALAAGRAAPAQSPIVRPVAAPAAKGPVAPAPAGVAPPSAQRPTAAAPRPAPALDGGLGDTIAAARAAAAAAHDLTALRDAVLAFEGCALKKTATNTVFADGVPSGGLMLIGEAPGADEDRIGRPFVGVSGQLLDRMLAAIGRSRQSNVYITNTLFWRPPGNRKPTDSEIAICRPFVERHIALVRPRLLVLVGGTASAAMLPGSPGITRLRGQWLTLEVNGLAEPVQAIAMYHPSFLLRSPERKREAWADLLSIKTRLEEASK from the coding sequence ATGCTGCGCGAGCGATTGCTGGAAGAGCTCTTGGCCTGGACGCTCGCCATGGGTGCCGACGAGGCGATCGGCGAGCTCGCCGTCGACCGCTTCGCCGAATCCGAGCGCCGCGCCCAGGCGCTGGCGGCCGGTCGCGCAGCGCCCGCGCAATCGCCGATTGTTCGGCCGGTTGCCGCCCCAGCTGCAAAGGGCCCGGTCGCACCTGCTCCTGCCGGCGTGGCACCGCCGTCGGCGCAGAGGCCAACAGCGGCGGCGCCCCGCCCGGCGCCGGCGCTCGACGGCGGGTTGGGGGACACGATCGCGGCTGCGCGCGCCGCCGCCGCGGCGGCCCACGACCTGACGGCGCTCAGGGACGCGGTGCTGGCCTTCGAGGGCTGCGCGCTCAAGAAGACCGCGACCAACACGGTTTTCGCCGACGGCGTGCCCAGCGGCGGGCTCATGCTGATCGGCGAGGCGCCCGGCGCCGACGAGGACCGCATCGGCCGGCCGTTCGTCGGCGTGTCCGGCCAGCTGCTCGACCGGATGCTGGCGGCGATTGGCCGCTCGCGCCAGAGCAACGTCTATATCACCAACACGCTGTTCTGGCGGCCGCCGGGGAATCGCAAGCCGACCGACAGCGAGATTGCGATCTGCCGGCCGTTCGTCGAACGGCATATCGCGCTGGTGCGGCCACGACTTCTAGTATTGGTAGGCGGTACCGCTTCGGCTGCCATGCTGCCCGGAAGCCCTGGAATCACAAGGCTTCGCGGCCAGTGGCTCACGCTCGAGGTGAATGGCCTCGCCGAGCCGGTCCAAGCAATCGCAATGTATCATCCGTCCTTTCTGTTGCGCTCGCCGGAGCGCAAGCGGGAGGCCTGGGCTGATCTACTATCGATCAAGACCAGGCTAGAAGAAGCGTCAAAATAA
- a CDS encoding Tse2 family ADP-ribosyltransferase toxin gives MATTTTNLYRSVMGNAFKSIKVGVYPGDGVLDPRWEETQYFNKRRGEWVTSPADVTIEQGPNGPEVLEGGGTSLHDVSGWFPSKEFWIPQGTEYSDEIHIRKDAKRKTSPYNQSVSGYHYQLEPKTRMTVLSFKGALDNMARAAVVRQCELARVK, from the coding sequence ATGGCGACCACGACGACCAATCTCTATCGCTCGGTCATGGGCAACGCCTTCAAGAGCATCAAGGTCGGGGTCTATCCCGGCGATGGCGTGCTCGACCCGCGCTGGGAAGAAACCCAGTATTTCAACAAGCGCAGGGGGGAATGGGTCACGAGCCCAGCCGACGTGACGATCGAACAGGGGCCTAACGGCCCTGAGGTGCTGGAGGGTGGCGGGACGTCCTTGCACGACGTTTCCGGATGGTTCCCTTCGAAGGAATTCTGGATTCCTCAGGGCACCGAATATTCGGATGAGATCCATATCCGCAAGGACGCAAAGCGCAAGACCAGCCCGTACAATCAAAGCGTGTCTGGGTACCACTACCAGCTCGAACCCAAGACCCGAATGACGGTTCTCTCGTTCAAGGGCGCGCTCGACAACATGGCGCGCGCCGCCGTGGTGCGGCAGTGCGAACTCGCTCGCGTCAAGTGA
- a CDS encoding lytic transglycosylase domain-containing protein, which translates to MQTAALPVNPPIDPKLVQSLPTLLGDADAARYAAIFSLQDEANWKAADQHIAALEDKSLLGTVLAQRYLSAKYHTNFAEARDWLEHYADLPEARAIWALAKKRAPGKPVPAPILAADQAPRDAAPRVARSADVERLPAEPRSMNIQPPARFEAGLAAWREKNFRDAANAFEAVSRATDVPSWYVAAGAFWAARAHLMLREPQKVDPLLEMAAQQPRTFYGLLARRMLGVEPDMRFGATPLNAGETAQLEGLPGGRRALALVQVGETDRAEAELRALTARSTAGLADAIVALADLANMPALCLALSTGRRGADDRHDDAAYPVPRWQPRDGFSVDRALLFALMMQESRFDADAQSGSGAAGLMQLMPQTARDVARRAGIRFRSVDDLVDPVLNLSIGQEYVKQLIEHTQINGNLILLLAAYNSGTAPLTRWQNKPEYQHDPLLFIESLTTTSQRLYVERVLTNMWIYRQRLGQKVPDLDALAANEWPTYVSADASSQGVQHAAAR; encoded by the coding sequence ATGCAGACCGCCGCTCTCCCCGTCAATCCGCCGATCGACCCCAAGTTGGTGCAGAGCCTGCCGACGCTGCTGGGTGACGCCGATGCGGCGCGCTATGCCGCGATCTTCTCGCTGCAGGACGAGGCGAACTGGAAGGCGGCCGACCAGCATATCGCCGCCCTCGAAGACAAGTCGCTGCTCGGCACGGTGCTGGCGCAGCGCTATCTCTCGGCCAAGTACCACACGAATTTCGCCGAGGCGCGCGACTGGCTCGAGCATTATGCCGACCTGCCGGAGGCGCGCGCGATCTGGGCGCTCGCGAAGAAGCGGGCGCCGGGCAAGCCGGTGCCGGCGCCGATCCTGGCCGCCGACCAGGCTCCCCGCGACGCCGCTCCCCGGGTGGCGCGCTCGGCCGACGTGGAGCGGCTGCCGGCCGAGCCGCGCAGCATGAACATCCAGCCGCCGGCTCGGTTCGAGGCTGGGCTTGCCGCCTGGCGCGAGAAGAATTTCCGCGACGCCGCCAACGCGTTCGAGGCCGTGTCGCGCGCGACGGACGTGCCGAGCTGGTATGTCGCCGCCGGCGCCTTCTGGGCGGCGCGGGCGCACCTGATGCTGCGCGAGCCGCAGAAGGTCGACCCCCTGCTCGAGATGGCGGCGCAGCAGCCGCGCACTTTCTACGGCCTGCTTGCCCGGCGCATGCTGGGCGTCGAGCCGGACATGCGCTTCGGTGCGACGCCCTTGAACGCCGGGGAGACCGCCCAGCTCGAAGGGCTGCCCGGCGGCCGGCGGGCGCTGGCGCTGGTGCAGGTCGGCGAGACCGACCGGGCCGAGGCCGAGCTGCGCGCCTTGACCGCGCGCTCGACGGCCGGACTCGCCGACGCGATCGTGGCGCTTGCCGACCTCGCCAATATGCCGGCCCTGTGCCTGGCACTCTCGACCGGCCGCCGGGGCGCCGACGACCGTCACGACGATGCCGCCTATCCGGTGCCGCGCTGGCAGCCGCGCGACGGCTTCTCGGTCGACCGCGCCCTGCTGTTCGCGCTCATGATGCAGGAGTCGCGCTTCGACGCCGACGCCCAGAGCGGCTCGGGGGCCGCCGGGCTGATGCAGCTGATGCCGCAGACGGCGCGCGACGTGGCGCGCCGCGCCGGTATCCGCTTCCGCAGCGTCGACGATCTGGTCGACCCGGTGCTGAACCTCAGCATCGGCCAGGAATATGTGAAGCAGCTGATCGAGCACACGCAGATCAACGGCAACCTGATCCTGCTCTTGGCCGCCTACAACAGCGGGACAGCGCCCTTGACCCGCTGGCAGAACAAGCCTGAATACCAGCACGACCCGCTCCTGTTCATCGAGAGCCTCACGACCACGTCGCAGCGGCTCTATGTCGAACGCGTGCTGACCAACATGTGGATCTATCGCCAGCGGCTCGGGCAGAAGGTGCCCGATCTGGATGCGCTTGCGGCGAACGAATGGCCGACCTATGTCTCGGCCGACGCTTCGTCCCAAGGGGTCCAGCATGCCGCGGCTCGATGA
- a CDS encoding 3-hydroxyacyl-CoA dehydrogenase: MPKAAVIGAGLIGRSWAVVFARAGWSVAITDTDPAALEWAPVLMSESMALLAEFGLCDDPAAALARIALVPSLEKAVVGADLVQECGPEQLAAKQALFQALDAAAPSKALLASSSSAIVASLYTADLPGRDRCLVAHPVNPPHLVPIVELCAAPWVPAKTVERARRLYEQAGQVPVTVKREVEGFVVNRLQGALLTEGLRLVGEGIISPQDLDKTLADGLGLRWALIGPFATIELNAPGGIPDYCARFGGFYRRLAAEPPAPSVWDAENVAQVEAAWGPPPAPKEALRRSAARDRRIAALVAAKRSH; encoded by the coding sequence ATGCCGAAAGCCGCTGTCATCGGCGCCGGATTGATAGGCCGCTCCTGGGCGGTTGTCTTCGCGCGGGCCGGCTGGTCGGTCGCGATCACCGACACGGACCCGGCGGCGCTTGAGTGGGCACCGGTGCTCATGAGCGAGAGCATGGCACTCTTGGCCGAGTTCGGCCTTTGCGATGATCCGGCCGCGGCGCTCGCGCGGATCGCCCTCGTGCCCTCGCTCGAAAAGGCCGTGGTCGGCGCCGATCTGGTGCAGGAGTGCGGGCCGGAACAGCTCGCAGCCAAACAGGCGCTGTTCCAGGCGCTGGATGCGGCCGCCCCGTCCAAGGCGCTTCTCGCTTCGTCGAGCTCCGCCATCGTCGCCTCGCTCTATACGGCGGATCTGCCCGGCCGCGACCGCTGCCTGGTGGCGCATCCGGTCAACCCGCCGCATCTCGTGCCGATTGTCGAGCTGTGCGCCGCCCCCTGGGTCCCCGCCAAGACGGTCGAGCGTGCTCGCCGTCTCTACGAGCAGGCCGGCCAGGTACCGGTGACCGTGAAGCGTGAGGTCGAGGGCTTCGTCGTCAACCGCCTGCAGGGCGCGCTGCTCACCGAGGGGCTTCGCCTGGTCGGCGAGGGCATCATCAGCCCGCAGGATCTTGACAAGACGCTCGCCGACGGGCTCGGGCTCCGCTGGGCGCTGATCGGGCCATTCGCGACGATCGAGCTCAACGCGCCGGGCGGCATCCCCGATTATTGCGCCCGGTTTGGCGGCTTCTACCGCCGGCTCGCGGCCGAGCCGCCGGCGCCATCCGTGTGGGATGCCGAGAACGTCGCGCAGGTCGAGGCCGCCTGGGGGCCGCCGCCCGCGCCCAAGGAAGCGCTCCGGCGCAGCGCCGCCCGCGACCGACGCATCGCCGCCCTCGTCGCCGCCAAACGCTCCCACTGA
- a CDS encoding tetratricopeptide repeat protein: MEAIGGRRERALPGTAGRPKWPTRLKGAVALTALLALGACAEITPSSGVFSGSAGLADSGGDVGQIRTDSHPELPSAHAAYLIGLVAQDQHDFADALAFYQAALAQDPSNGEIAGHLFVLAIVNGNFDIASKLAGPLQQANPLAPLVNLTAVIEDVRDGRLDEARAAANRLPRQDVYRVTGALARAWLAQAGPAGAEPALKELESVRGFGEIASLHRALILDQAGNRDQAEAAYRAALDEGAPVRVVQLVANFLERTGKPDEAAALYPRYLGATEAELGLPASGGAVLPPLVPDVASGLAEALFDVSNLMNGAGAFNLALLNARFALELKPGFPEARIVLAQAFEGVKRPDLAREVYASIDPATTLGWTARLRIAALKQQAGDGEGARTDLKALAEQHPDRPEPLVELGNSLSADKQYPAAIDAYNQAFARIKDPDTAGWWGLYYTRGTAYERARNWPKAESDLRKALALQPNQPSVMNYLGYSMVDRGDRLSEALQLIKGAVTLRPDDGYIVDSLGWAYYRMGDYKNAETTLEHAVELKPADPEINAHLGDAYWQGGRRDEARLQWHRALGLNPEPDLARAIEAKLDKPPAHIPPPQTRPAKRTTEAAPAGHGGS; the protein is encoded by the coding sequence ATGGAAGCGATCGGCGGCAGACGGGAGCGGGCGCTCCCCGGGACGGCGGGACGGCCGAAATGGCCGACCCGGCTCAAGGGCGCCGTCGCTTTGACGGCCCTGCTGGCACTCGGCGCCTGCGCCGAAATCACGCCCTCGTCCGGTGTCTTCTCCGGATCGGCCGGTCTCGCCGACAGCGGCGGCGACGTCGGCCAGATCCGGACCGACAGCCACCCCGAACTGCCCTCGGCCCACGCCGCCTACCTGATCGGCCTGGTGGCGCAGGACCAGCATGATTTCGCCGATGCGCTCGCCTTCTACCAGGCGGCGCTCGCCCAGGATCCGTCCAACGGCGAGATCGCGGGCCATCTGTTCGTGCTGGCAATCGTCAACGGCAATTTCGACATCGCGTCGAAGCTGGCGGGGCCGCTGCAACAGGCCAATCCGTTGGCGCCGCTCGTCAACCTGACTGCGGTTATCGAGGACGTGAGGGACGGCCGGCTCGATGAGGCGCGCGCTGCCGCCAACCGGCTGCCGCGCCAGGACGTCTATCGCGTGACCGGCGCGCTTGCCCGCGCCTGGCTTGCCCAAGCCGGGCCCGCCGGCGCCGAGCCGGCGCTCAAGGAGCTCGAAAGCGTGCGCGGCTTCGGCGAGATCGCGTCCCTGCACCGGGCACTCATTCTCGACCAGGCCGGCAATCGCGACCAGGCGGAGGCCGCCTATCGCGCAGCGCTCGACGAAGGTGCCCCGGTGCGCGTGGTCCAGCTGGTCGCGAACTTCCTCGAGCGCACGGGCAAGCCGGACGAGGCGGCCGCCCTCTATCCCCGCTATCTGGGTGCGACGGAGGCGGAGCTGGGCCTGCCGGCCTCGGGCGGGGCCGTACTGCCGCCGCTGGTGCCCGATGTCGCAAGCGGGCTCGCCGAAGCGCTGTTCGACGTCAGCAACCTCATGAACGGCGCCGGCGCCTTCAACCTGGCGCTGCTGAATGCCCGGTTCGCGCTCGAGCTCAAGCCCGGCTTCCCCGAGGCGCGGATCGTGCTGGCCCAGGCGTTCGAGGGCGTGAAGCGGCCGGATCTGGCGCGCGAGGTCTATGCCAGCATCGATCCGGCGACGACGCTCGGCTGGACCGCGCGCCTCCGGATCGCCGCCTTGAAGCAGCAGGCCGGCGACGGCGAGGGTGCTCGCACCGACCTCAAGGCGCTCGCCGAGCAGCACCCGGACCGGCCGGAGCCGCTGGTCGAGCTCGGCAACAGCCTGAGCGCCGACAAGCAGTATCCGGCCGCGATCGACGCCTATAACCAGGCCTTCGCCCGCATCAAGGACCCGGACACGGCCGGCTGGTGGGGCCTCTATTACACGCGCGGCACCGCCTACGAGCGCGCGCGCAACTGGCCCAAGGCCGAGAGCGACTTGCGCAAGGCGCTGGCGCTGCAGCCGAACCAGCCGTCGGTCATGAATTACCTGGGCTATTCCATGGTCGACCGCGGCGACCGCCTGTCCGAGGCGCTGCAGCTGATCAAGGGCGCCGTCACGCTCCGGCCGGACGACGGCTATATCGTCGACAGCCTCGGCTGGGCCTATTACCGCATGGGCGACTACAAGAACGCCGAGACCACGCTCGAGCACGCGGTCGAGCTCAAGCCCGCCGATCCGGAGATCAATGCCCACCTGGGCGACGCCTATTGGCAGGGCGGCCGGCGCGACGAGGCGCGGCTGCAATGGCATCGCGCACTCGGGCTCAATCCGGAGCCGGATCTCGCCCGGGCCATCGAGGCGAAGCTCGACAAGCCGCCTGCCCATATCCCACCGCCGCAGACGCGGCCGGCCAAGCGCACGACCGAGGCCGCCCCGGCCGGTCACGGCGGCAGCTGA